Below is a genomic region from Candidatus Neptunochlamydia vexilliferae.
TCCAACAGCCGCGTACAAAACGCCCGGATCCACGCCGACTCTCTCTTCCTTACCTTTGGGGATTTTTCAAGAGAGCCCTGGTATGGAACCATTGGGCAAACCTACATTCCCTTCGGACAATACACCACCTATAACCCCGTCCATGACCCCCTCAACAAGATCCTTTTCTGGACCCTTGCCCGTGATGTCACCCTTGGCTTCTATAACGACACCCTTCAGTTTGCCGCCTATGTCTTCAAAGGGGACAGCCATGCCGATTCGGGGAATAACATTAACAACTATGGGGTCAATCTTGCCATCCACTTTCAGATCAAGAAGCTCGATGCCAAAATCGAAGTCGGAGCGATCCGGAATATCGCCGATTCTTTGGGGTTCCAATCCGCCTTTGATGTCACCTCTTCGACCGAGCAACTCCGCCACATCGTCCCGGGGATTAACACCAATGGAAACTTCACCCTTGGAAACTGGAATCTTCTCCTTGCCTACAACCAAGGACTCCGCGCTTTCAACCGGCGCGATGCCGCCTTTAGCAAAAATGGAACCACCTTTAAGGGAGCCATGATCAAGGCGTTCGATGCTGAGCTTGCCTACACCTTCAAAATTAGGGAGCGCCCCAGCTCACTTGCCTTCTCTTATTCCCGGAGCTACGAAGCGCTCGGCTTTAACATCCCCAAAGAGCGGATGGTCCTCACCTGGGCCCTCTACGTCTTCCGAGGCAACCTCCTTTCCCTCGAGCTCAACTCCGACAAGCTCTACGACAGCACCAACCGCGCCGCCGGCAAACTTGTTCCCGGCACCCCCTACTACCTCAACCCCCGCAACCTCGGCCACCGCGACTTTCAGCTCAGCGTCGACTACCTCTTTTATTTTTAATGTCTGCGCTGTAGAACAGGTACCAAAAATAGAACCTTAGAAGTTAACATGAAAAACATCTTTGCAGACTTAGGTCTTGACCAATCTGATGAACTCATGACTCGTGCTCAGCTTTTGCATGGAGTAGGAATCCTCATTAAAGCAAGCAAGCTTTCTGAGCAAAAAGTTGCTAAAAGGCTAGGGATTACTCAGCCTAAAGTTTCTCTACTTGTCTCGGGTAGTCTTTCGGCATTCAGTGCGGATACTCTGATACATTATCTCTCCTTACTGGGGTATCATGTATAAATTCGACTGAAAAAGCCTCGCTCAAAGGTAGCTATTTTCCGCCGTAAAGGACGGATTGCCGTAAACTAACCCCCTTTTTTCCAAAAGAT
It encodes:
- a CDS encoding LbtU family siderophore porin, with product MKKLLFLLITTTLFAIQEGTYIQYEEVEQQTKEDQSLRDSYQNPLLEGVDAPTKKEELTLQQRIANYFGTFVTSSPYPGVRATFEGTELMSSLSSVNKDLQILLELEESTLYMRQKGIPYPVNPRIFLSGQIEFTGFVQRDARKHAQSDLDLTNAEVDFLIVAAPWLYGFMAYEYDNSVDPAISNSRVQNARIHADSLFLTFGDFSREPWYGTIGQTYIPFGQYTTYNPVHDPLNKILFWTLARDVTLGFYNDTLQFAAYVFKGDSHADSGNNINNYGVNLAIHFQIKKLDAKIEVGAIRNIADSLGFQSAFDVTSSTEQLRHIVPGINTNGNFTLGNWNLLLAYNQGLRAFNRRDAAFSKNGTTFKGAMIKAFDAELAYTFKIRERPSSLAFSYSRSYEALGFNIPKERMVLTWALYVFRGNLLSLELNSDKLYDSTNRAAGKLVPGTPYYLNPRNLGHRDFQLSVDYLFYF
- a CDS encoding helix-turn-helix domain-containing protein; the protein is MKNIFADLGLDQSDELMTRAQLLHGVGILIKASKLSEQKVAKRLGITQPKVSLLVSGSLSAFSADTLIHYLSLLGYHV